The following are encoded together in the Bacillus sp. V2I10 genome:
- a CDS encoding Lrp/AsnC family transcriptional regulator — protein sequence MDQIDYKILATLQDNARIPISEMSRMIAMSQPAVTERLRKLEERGVITGYRAELSPHKLGKHTIAFVLFKTNNCKDFETFGEASPEIIDLYRTSGEYNYLMKVLTETSESLARFLDVCNAFGFSTTLIVLSTRFEDKSLVGSDVLKKL from the coding sequence ATGGATCAAATCGATTATAAAATCTTGGCCACGCTGCAGGATAACGCCCGGATTCCCATTTCCGAGATGAGCAGAATGATCGCGATGTCGCAGCCAGCTGTAACGGAAAGACTTCGGAAGCTGGAGGAGCGAGGGGTCATAACGGGCTATCGGGCAGAGCTTTCTCCACATAAGCTTGGTAAGCATACAATCGCATTCGTTTTGTTTAAAACGAATAACTGCAAGGATTTCGAAACTTTCGGTGAAGCGTCCCCTGAGATTATCGATCTTTACAGAACCAGCGGAGAGTATAATTATCTAATGAAGGTGTTAACAGAAACGAGTGAATCATTGGCAAGATTTCTTGATGTTTGCAACGCATTTGGATTTTCAACGACCCTAATTGTTCTCTCAACGAGATTTGAGGATAAAAGTCTTGTAGGATCCGATGTTTTGAAAAAACTTTAA
- a CDS encoding NUDIX hydrolase translates to MTPPKHIVSAATIVLNEQGHILLIKGPRRGWEIPGGQVEEGESLKEAAIREAKEESGIDIQVLKFCGVFQNVDRSICNTLFLGKAIGGEPTTSSESLEVGFFPISVALEMVTWKNFRQRIEYCLNDDVQPFYVEFRGNEVEELILEL, encoded by the coding sequence ATGACACCACCAAAACATATCGTTTCAGCAGCTACTATAGTATTAAATGAACAAGGACATATTCTATTAATTAAAGGACCACGGAGGGGATGGGAAATTCCTGGCGGTCAAGTTGAAGAAGGAGAGTCTCTTAAGGAAGCTGCCATTAGAGAAGCCAAGGAAGAATCAGGTATAGACATCCAAGTTCTTAAATTTTGTGGAGTTTTTCAAAATGTAGACCGTTCAATTTGTAATACACTATTTTTGGGTAAAGCTATTGGAGGAGAACCCACTACTAGCTCTGAGAGTTTAGAAGTTGGTTTTTTTCCAATAAGTGTAGCTTTAGAAATGGTCACTTGGAAAAATTTCAGACAAAGAATTGAGTATTGTTTAAACGATGATGTTCAGCCTTTTTACGTAGAATTCCGTGGTAATGAAGTTGAGGAGCTTATTTTGGAGTTATAA
- a CDS encoding phosphatase PAP2 family protein, with the protein MKLRRKHLSVALLSLPLLLSSLGGSYASAETIPTTVTPPSPPSSGYFVDNYKNNSSANKTENSNPTLGLLSGYNQLWTPGATWDTGTKLNSSVLDANIQKVVDIADSRTSSEEDAAYFDDRRKQSYSVIDGLGSLTDVYRMNAGATTTINSIPADATTIKYDDQGTNAGSTSSSLGNIVSLVNTLRGSNSSSNPAKEYFNYPRPFRWSSNSIVVPTLIPAINPDPSKDGGFPSGHTNASYLAAIAMAYAVPERYQELLTRASELGNNRIVAGMHSPLDVMGGRVMATALAAAILSDPANESLKKAAYDDAQSKLLTQTGTAADRFSNYSKNKKEYTQRLTYGFSQINSTTNPMVVPKGAEVLLETRLPYLDSTQRRWVLATTGLPSGYPVLDDAEGWGRLNLFAAADGYGAFANDVKVTMDSSKGGFHALDRWRNDISGTGKLTKKGTGTLKLEGNNTYSGSTQIDQGTLEGNSETAFGRGDVTNNGGTLSEDVSGKLIIGGDYIQSAKGTLELNLSSKNDLLKIKGEAMPKGKLRLNFSDNYVPADGSTIITYDKRHGVFSSIETVGLPSKYKVKVIYKSNSIQLKVTRK; encoded by the coding sequence ATGAAATTACGAAGGAAGCATTTATCAGTTGCTTTATTATCCCTGCCATTACTACTAAGTTCCCTGGGAGGGAGTTATGCGAGTGCTGAAACAATACCAACAACAGTAACTCCGCCATCACCCCCATCTTCGGGGTATTTCGTAGATAATTACAAAAATAATAGTTCTGCTAATAAGACGGAAAATTCCAATCCGACACTCGGGCTGCTTTCCGGATATAATCAGCTTTGGACTCCTGGAGCTACCTGGGATACAGGTACCAAACTGAACAGTAGCGTGTTGGATGCCAACATTCAAAAAGTTGTTGACATTGCTGATAGCCGTACTTCCAGTGAGGAAGATGCCGCATATTTCGATGATCGTAGAAAACAGAGCTACAGCGTCATCGATGGCCTTGGTTCGCTTACTGATGTATATCGAATGAACGCGGGAGCGACTACAACGATCAACAGTATCCCAGCAGATGCCACTACTATAAAATATGATGATCAAGGAACCAATGCAGGTAGCACGAGTTCTAGTCTTGGTAATATAGTGAGTTTGGTAAATACTTTACGCGGTAGCAATTCTTCATCGAACCCGGCTAAGGAGTACTTTAATTATCCTCGCCCGTTTCGCTGGAGTAGCAATTCAATCGTTGTTCCAACCCTTATTCCCGCTATAAATCCTGATCCGAGCAAGGATGGAGGCTTTCCTAGTGGCCATACCAATGCCTCATACCTCGCCGCTATTGCTATGGCCTATGCCGTACCAGAGCGTTACCAGGAATTGCTTACACGAGCTTCGGAACTCGGTAACAACCGTATTGTTGCCGGTATGCATTCGCCGCTTGATGTAATGGGAGGACGTGTCATGGCAACTGCGTTGGCAGCTGCTATCCTGTCTGATCCAGCCAATGAAAGTTTGAAGAAGGCTGCTTATGATGATGCTCAAAGTAAATTGTTAACGCAAACCGGTACAGCAGCAGATAGGTTCAGCAATTATTCCAAGAACAAAAAAGAATATACCCAACGATTGACATATGGATTTAGTCAGATTAATTCAACTACTAACCCAATGGTGGTTCCTAAGGGAGCTGAAGTCCTACTTGAAACACGTTTGCCTTACCTTGACAGCACGCAACGTCGCTGGGTTTTGGCCACTACTGGACTTCCATCCGGCTATCCCGTGCTTGATGATGCTGAGGGATGGGGAAGACTTAATCTCTTTGCCGCCGCAGATGGTTATGGAGCTTTTGCCAATGACGTTAAAGTGACAATGGATTCTTCCAAAGGTGGTTTCCATGCATTGGATCGCTGGCGCAACGATATCTCCGGCACCGGAAAGCTGACCAAAAAGGGGACAGGTACTTTAAAGCTGGAGGGTAACAATACATACTCCGGCAGTACACAGATTGACCAAGGCACACTTGAGGGTAATTCGGAGACAGCTTTCGGGAGAGGCGATGTTACGAACAACGGGGGCACCCTTAGTGAAGATGTTTCAGGAAAGCTGATCATCGGAGGAGATTACATACAATCTGCCAAGGGCACACTCGAGCTCAACCTTAGCAGTAAAAATGATCTGCTCAAAATTAAGGGCGAGGCAATGCCTAAAGGGAAATTACGTCTCAATTTTTCGGACAATTATGTACCAGCTGACGGCTCCACTATCATAACCTATGATAAGCGTCATGGAGTATTTTCTTCTATTGAGACCGTGGGTTTACCAAGCAAGTACAAAGTGAAGGTTATCTATAAGTCCAACAGTATCCAGTTAAAAGTCACAAGAAAATAA
- a CDS encoding alpha/beta fold hydrolase — protein MTMTLNETRATDGLNFFTTSDGVRIAYRIEGSASKPVLMLANSIATSMNMWDGQLAEFSRHFRVLRYDYRGHGDSDTPAGPYSFDRLGRDVIELLNALHIDRVHFLGLSLGGVIGQWLGIYAPDRIDRLILSNTSSYLGPAEQWEGLIASVLQPENLTEFADMFMKNWFPSHMLESENALVTSFRKMVLATRAQGIAGSWAAIRDMDMRRTVALINSPTLVIAGQYDTVTLPSHGELIAETVPNAKLVMLPAVHLSNVEYQAEFLSAVLEFLQSK, from the coding sequence ATGACAATGACATTAAACGAAACCAGAGCGACTGATGGGTTAAACTTTTTCACGACCAGTGATGGAGTTCGGATTGCTTATCGAATCGAAGGATCAGCCAGTAAGCCTGTATTGATGCTTGCGAACTCCATCGCCACCTCGATGAACATGTGGGATGGCCAGCTAGCTGAATTTTCTCGGCATTTCCGTGTGCTTCGATACGACTATCGTGGGCATGGCGACTCGGATACGCCCGCCGGTCCGTATTCGTTCGACAGACTTGGACGGGATGTTATCGAACTGCTCAACGCGCTTCACATCGACCGTGTGCATTTCCTCGGGCTGTCGTTAGGCGGTGTCATCGGACAATGGCTAGGCATCTACGCTCCCGATCGGATCGATCGGCTGATTCTGAGCAATACCTCCTCCTACCTGGGGCCGGCCGAGCAATGGGAGGGCCTAATCGCCTCTGTGCTGCAACCAGAGAACCTGACCGAATTCGCCGATATGTTCATGAAGAACTGGTTCCCTTCGCATATGCTGGAGTCGGAGAACGCGCTCGTCACGTCGTTTCGCAAGATGGTGCTCGCTACTCGTGCTCAGGGAATTGCAGGAAGCTGGGCTGCGATCCGTGACATGGATATGCGCCGGACTGTCGCCCTTATCAACAGCCCGACACTAGTCATTGCTGGCCAGTATGATACAGTGACGCTTCCCAGCCACGGCGAATTGATCGCTGAGACGGTGCCGAACGCGAAGCTCGTCATGCTGCCAGCAGTTCACCTGTCGAATGTGGAGTATCAAGCCGAATTCCTGAGCGCCGTGCTCGAATTCCTGCAATCGAAATAA
- a CDS encoding helix-turn-helix domain-containing protein: MEKKAETYDISFKKKAVDLYHQKKNYSAVSRELNIHRKNIQRWVKQFSEDGIVGLREKRGRKSGSGKVSSSTIENPQKKIKRLEAENELLKKLLKM; the protein is encoded by the coding sequence ATGGAGAAAAAAGCAGAGACTTATGATATATCGTTTAAGAAAAAAGCGGTGGATTTATATCATCAAAAGAAGAATTATTCAGCTGTTTCCAGAGAATTAAACATTCATCGAAAAAACATACAACGGTGGGTTAAACAGTTTAGTGAAGATGGAATTGTTGGTCTTAGGGAGAAACGCGGAAGAAAAAGTGGGTCTGGTAAAGTCTCTTCATCTACTATTGAAAATCCTCAAAAGAAAATAAAGCGATTAGAAGCTGAGAACGAACTGTTAAAAAAGCTTTTAAAGATGTGA
- a CDS encoding lipoprotein, with protein sequence MKRIFYTALLLLILTGCSNEFINLTGESKSWTGKYSANIDGNDEDGSYEFHFKNGDGILNFSCSK encoded by the coding sequence ATGAAAAGAATATTTTATACTGCTTTATTGTTGTTGATTTTGACTGGATGCAGCAATGAATTTATAAACCTTACCGGAGAAAGTAAGAGTTGGACTGGAAAATACTCAGCGAATATTGATGGTAACGATGAGGACGGTAGTTACGAATTTCATTTTAAGAATGGAGATGGCATACTCAATTTCAGTTGCTCGAAGTAA
- a CDS encoding nucleotidyltransferase family protein, translated as MGSLQAGYGLDSDGYIISDVALEKIDNAYFPCIRECVEKLKALFPHLVHSVYVYGSVARGEAVAVKSDLDLLVMFNGTLSAEELAELKTLTKALSRNYHSLVRDVGIAVANYDYAVDPANYFEQAFLKELCVCVHGEDLRERFGPYKLTSEIAISFNGDIREVLSRTISRLQAASEEEFKTLLQGFVRKIIRTYYSMVMVRSQIWSTRLHEQSEVFIHYFQHKEPIIRTLLKWIEKPPSNREQVLELFRSEGKWVSANFEREACISS; from the coding sequence ATGGGGAGTCTACAAGCTGGATATGGGCTAGACTCGGATGGGTACATTATCAGTGACGTTGCTTTGGAGAAGATTGATAATGCCTACTTTCCATGTATTCGAGAGTGTGTCGAAAAGTTAAAAGCATTGTTTCCACATCTAGTGCATAGTGTCTATGTATATGGCAGTGTTGCAAGAGGTGAAGCTGTGGCGGTTAAGTCAGATCTGGACCTTTTAGTTATGTTCAATGGTACGCTGAGTGCTGAAGAGTTGGCGGAGTTAAAGACGCTTACTAAAGCATTGTCTCGAAATTATCACTCTTTGGTTCGCGATGTTGGAATAGCAGTTGCAAATTACGACTATGCGGTTGATCCGGCGAATTACTTCGAACAGGCATTTCTTAAGGAACTCTGTGTTTGTGTCCACGGAGAGGATCTTCGAGAACGATTCGGTCCTTACAAACTCACATCGGAGATAGCGATAAGTTTTAATGGAGATATTCGCGAAGTTCTTTCTCGGACAATAAGCCGGTTACAAGCAGCCTCCGAAGAGGAGTTTAAAACACTGTTACAAGGCTTTGTTCGTAAGATTATTCGAACTTACTATTCAATGGTGATGGTGCGATCTCAGATTTGGTCCACACGACTTCACGAGCAGTCTGAGGTTTTTATCCATTACTTTCAACATAAGGAACCTATCATCCGCACCTTACTGAAATGGATAGAGAAGCCACCAAGCAACCGAGAACAAGTACTAGAGCTCTTTCGGAGCGAGGGTAAGTGGGTTTCTGCGAACTTTGAACGTGAAGCCTGTATCTCTTCTTGA
- a CDS encoding IS3 family transposase codes for MKGGIDLEPSNLFQIIDDLSNHSIQLLCHLAKVSRSGYYKWVKRKALPSEKQIEDEKLKQKIIECHQKYKGIYGYRRIQIWLKRTYDIHINHKKVQRLLSELGIKAIIRKKRIYYGKKEPYLISNNYLNRAFYASRPNEKWVTDITYLIFNGQKLYLSAIKDLYNNEVVAYQISRRNDYKLVLDTLKKAIKGRNVKGILLHSDQGYQYTSHNYNQLLTRNKMKASMSRKGNCWDNASMENFFSHLKTECFNLHTFKTSQEVRRAIKDYILFYNHERFQNKLNNLTPIEYRSQAS; via the coding sequence GTGAAAGGGGGAATTGATTTAGAACCTAGTAATCTATTTCAAATCATTGATGATTTATCTAATCATTCTATACAGCTACTTTGCCATCTGGCTAAAGTATCAAGAAGTGGATACTACAAGTGGGTAAAGCGTAAAGCATTACCTTCGGAAAAGCAGATAGAGGATGAGAAGCTAAAGCAGAAAATAATAGAATGTCATCAGAAATATAAGGGCATCTATGGCTATAGAAGAATACAAATTTGGTTAAAGAGGACCTATGATATTCACATTAATCACAAAAAAGTTCAACGGTTACTAAGTGAGCTAGGTATTAAAGCAATTATCAGGAAGAAACGAATTTATTACGGTAAGAAAGAACCTTATCTTATCTCGAATAATTATTTAAATAGAGCCTTTTACGCTTCTCGCCCTAATGAAAAGTGGGTAACTGATATTACGTACCTCATTTTCAATGGACAGAAACTATATTTGTCTGCCATCAAAGACCTATATAATAACGAAGTTGTTGCGTACCAAATTAGTAGACGCAATGATTATAAGCTAGTCTTGGATACTCTTAAAAAAGCCATAAAAGGAAGGAATGTAAAAGGAATCCTTCTCCATAGTGATCAAGGATACCAATACACGTCCCATAACTATAATCAGCTACTCACAAGAAATAAAATGAAAGCTAGTATGTCTAGAAAGGGCAACTGTTGGGATAACGCTAGTATGGAAAATTTCTTTAGTCATTTAAAAACAGAATGTTTTAACCTTCATACTTTTAAAACTTCACAAGAGGTTAGAAGGGCTATTAAAGACTACATTCTCTTTTATAACCACGAAAGGTTTCAAAACAAGCTAAACAACCTGACTCCTATCGAATATAGAAGTCAGGCTTCTTAA